A stretch of DNA from Cannabis sativa cultivar Pink pepper isolate KNU-18-1 chromosome X, ASM2916894v1, whole genome shotgun sequence:
taatttttaaaaagtaaacgATTCAATTAAAATTAAGAGTAACGGACAAATAAAAAACATAACATTAAGGACTATTGCAGCTATTTTTGAAGTTGGGGACTAATCTTTTTGAAAACTTTCACAACAAATtttccatatatataattataaatatatattacagcaacttaaaaataatagtttgtttatttatacattttaaaatattttttttatttatatgataaaattaatataaattacaaATATATCATGTTTTACAATAAATGTCTTAATCATAATTCATGGAACAACCCAAAAGCCAATCTAATTCTATTTGCATAATCATACAATAACTTAAATGGCCACCCAATTTAATTCACAATACACATGGCAACACAACAAccaaagttaaaaaataaataaaaacgtaaatgaaaaaataataaaaagtgtaACTTACCGTCGGGGTAATTCCCCTTCAAAACATTATTATTAAgctacatataataataataataataataataataataataaccgaCCAATTTATGAGTCGGTTTGACATGCCATCCCACGTGTCACTAACTCTTTGTAATAACagaaaaaatcaaaggaagTTTCCAAACGAAATCTTAGTAACTTTATGTTAAGTActtttgttaattatttttcCAACAAATCATGATCTGTTGGTGGTGACACGTCTTAACTATTTTTCATGGTCTAAACTCTTTCACATTACAATCCGGCCAATGAATTTAGCTTCACGTAACTTGCTCACTCTTTCTATGCcttaatttgtttattaatcATCAGAACTAAGAAAACAGATTAATACAATAGAAACCATGAAGGACCACATttctaaacaaaaaaaaaaagtatatatttgaaaatattttgaatCAAAATTTTCAATGGCTAGTTGTTGAAGCTCCTCCTCAAAAGTccacaaaacaacaaaaatgatTTTCTAGACTGAATATTTTGTCATCCATCTTAAAACAACCCACTAAGCTATTAAAAAAtggcttcttttttttttttttgtcttatcattatttttatacCAATATGAAAAGAAACATTGATGAAGATAGCCAGGTTCACATCAGTGGCAAATAAGAATAtgataaaatatttcaaaatggaaCAGCTAAATTCAGCAGAAAAAAGCTATAAAAAAAAGTCCAAGAATATggcataattaaaaaatttgattACCTATATGTGGGACCTTATAGAAGAAACAAACTAAGTTTGGTCACTATTGAAAGGTTAGTTCGATCTCTTATTATAGCAAAGAAATATATAACTCTCTATATTTCTCTGTGCTTCAATGATTTTTCAAGTATTATCTAATTGGATATATTTCTagcatatcatatatatatgaaaatgaatgaaattaaaaaagGTTATTTCTCTCGTGCAGTTAATATAAAGTACATACTTGTTTGCATTTGCATGCAGATTTAAAGGAAATTTTTCTCAAGTTTTATTGATCTGAATCTAGAAAAAGAATCTCATCAACTATATCTGTAGCCCTCAGTCTTTTCAATGGATATTTCTTCTGTCAAAAGTTTATCTGAAAAGGTAAGATATTTAACATAGAAATTTCATAGTTTTGATTGGGAACTGtttgtttaattatttgaatCAGTTTCATAAAAAGATGCTCAATTATATAGTTCATGACAGATGAAGGTTTTTGACATATTTCAGGGAATGAATGACCCCAATTTGATTAATCCCCATTGGCATATGAACTCTCTTGATGAGTTCAGCTCACTTGGTGAGAATCTCCATCATCATCCTCATCCTCACTCTCACTCTCACTTAAACTTCAACAATGTCAAAGCTTCCTCTTTTGATAACAATTCTCACATGGGCATAGACTATAGAAGCATGATGACGATGAAACATCACAAACCAAATGGTTGGAGCTCAAACGAGATTAATAACCCAGTACCTCATCAACAACAAGTTGCTTCTTCTCCCAATAACCTTTATTCCTTTGCAGCTGGttcttatgactatgttatagACGAAATGGGTTATGTCAAGCCTAAGGCGGAAGCACTAGATGGTTTGAAGAACAACAACACTACTAGTACTTTTTTACCTTCTGATTGTGTAGTCAAGGTTGCTAATCATCAAGGTGCTAATTGTAATAAGAGGCTCATCAACAGCACAAGCACCAAACTTTCTCAAACAAAAGATCATATTCTAGCTGAAAGGAAAAGGAGGGAGAAGCTCAGCCAAAGATTCATAGCTTTATCTGCCATAGTTCCTGGCCTAAAGAAGGTATGATCAAATCAACTTCCACTGATTCCTCTTAAGACATGTTGGAGAAAGATTTCATCTTTATTTAATGAAAGATCAAGAGGTCAAATCTTTCTACACTGGCCGGTCAATACTGAGCTTGAGCTACTTTGGATGATGGAGTCTAAGTTTCAAGCTCAGTAGCGACCAGTTTCTATATAAATGTGATTCTATGAATTCATGTTATTGATATGTCAACATAGGACTCAACATATCAATAACAAGATTTCACTGATTTTCTTTTATGAAATATGTTGGGGATTACTGAGCTTGTGAGTCTAATCTTTTCAAGCTCGGAGAATTTGGAgtattttcaaatctaataaagTTGTGAACTTGTATATTATTGATACAGATGGACAAGGCTTCTGTTCTTGGGGATGCTATCAAGTACATGAAGCAGTTACAAGAGAGAGTGAAAATACTAGAGGAAGAGATGAGAAAGAGAAACATGGAAGCAGTAGTCTTTGTAAGGAAATTCAAGCTCATTGCAGATAAAGATAGCAATTCACCACCTTATTCTTCAGATGAGAATTATTCCTCCTTCGATGAGCCACTACCAGAAATTGAAGCAAGAGTTTGTGATAAGAATGTACTAATAAGAATTCACTGTGAGAAAAAGAAAGGGGTTATGGAGAAAACAATTGTTGAGATTGAAAAGCATCACCTAACAATTATCAACACCAGTTGCATGACATTTGGAACTTCTTCTCTTGATTTGACCATTATAGCTCAGGTATTGTGtgccatatatatataccagcatattatttaaacaattaaaaGTTGTATAGAAATTTTGAACTATAATCATTATTATTCCTTTTGACAGATGAACATGGAGTTCTCCCTTACAATGAAGGATCTAGTCAAGAATCTACGCTTGGCTTTCAGCTTGTTCATGTGAAAAAGTTTCTAACTTCACAAACATGAAGGAAAACCCATAACTAAAGAATAATtccttatata
This window harbors:
- the LOC133032517 gene encoding transcription factor bHLH18-like — translated: MDISSVKSLSEKGMNDPNLINPHWHMNSLDEFSSLGENLHHHPHPHSHSHLNFNNVKASSFDNNSHMGIDYRSMMTMKHHKPNGWSSNEINNPVPHQQQVASSPNNLYSFAAGSYDYVIDEMGYVKPKAEALDGLKNNNTTSTFLPSDCVVKVANHQGANCNKRLINSTSTKLSQTKDHILAERKRREKLSQRFIALSAIVPGLKKMDKASVLGDAIKYMKQLQERVKILEEEMRKRNMEAVVFVRKFKLIADKDSNSPPYSSDENYSSFDEPLPEIEARVCDKNVLIRIHCEKKKGVMEKTIVEIEKHHLTIINTSCMTFGTSSLDLTIIAQMNMEFSLTMKDLVKNLRLAFSLFM